The Coccidioides posadasii str. Silveira chromosome 3, complete sequence genome contains a region encoding:
- a CDS encoding uncharacterized protein (EggNog:ENOG410Q5GA~BUSCO:13446at33183): protein MSAYESKVLRFVFKIDFIVPNYDEQCEIRLPNQAWIPPTIPSAVKTVGSTGWYRWTPAGIERTECRGEKFRVCSLFYNSECYHFLGVPFDCRQKSVQQSRRRDGIGWRRVMFQYLLNDPYPPISVMRFDVNYNVLAGKGSDSWMPQLIPETYNQNQEDYDYSNTGIAGDLSLLLAFAAFSCPHDAYTVLEVIRLSFKPPIWNRHNLPASRRHGTGVVVSIHLDSDSNITAQDLRNIEEGKNGPIIQA from the exons ATGTCTGCATATGAATCGAAAGTTCTGCGTTTCGTATTCAAAATCGACTTTATTGTGCCGAACTATGACGAGCAGTGCGAGATTCGTTTGCCCAACCAGGCATGGATTCCGCCTACGATTCCTAGTGCTGTTAAGACGGTTGGTTCAACCGGCTGGTATCGGTGGACACCAGCTGGTATTGAGAGAACAGAATGCCGTGGGGAAAAATTTCGGGTTTGTTCACTATTTTACAACTCGGAGTGTTACCATTTCCTGGGAGTGCCGTTCGATTGCCGCCAAAAAAGCGTGCAACAGTCCCGGCGGAGAGATGGTATCGGTTGGCGCAGAGTCATGTTCCAATATCTCCTTAATGACCCTTATCCCCCAATTTCAGTCATGCGCTTCGATGTGAATTATAACGTCCTTGCCGGGAAGGGTTCTGATTCCTGGATGCCGCAACTCATTCCAGAGACATACAACCAGAACCAAGAGGACTACGATTATAGCAACACTGGAATTGCTGGAGATCTCTCCCTCCTCCTCGCTTTCGCGGCTTTCTCCTGTCCCCACGATGCCTACACAGTGTTAGAAGTCATTCGTCTGTCCTTCAAACCTCCAATTTGGAACCGGCACAACCTTCCGGCCTCAA GGAGACACGGAACCGGCGTGGTCGTGTCCATCCACCTGGACTCCGACTCAAATATCACAGCGCAAGACTTACGAAACATCGAGGAAGGCAAAAATGGCCCAATAATCCAGGCTTGA
- the APM1 gene encoding AP-1 complex subunit mu-1-like (EggNog:ENOG410PGQF~COG:U~BUSCO:6646at33183), with protein MASAIFFLDLKGKTLLARNYRGDIPMSAVEKFPVLLSEAEEESSAVPPCFSSEGINYLYIRHSNLYLLALTKRNTNAAEILLFLHKIVEVFTEYFKELEEESIRDNFVIIYELLDEMMDFGYPQTTESKILQEYITQESHKLEIQARPPIAVTNAVSWRSEGIRYRKNEVFLDVIESLNLLVSANGNVLRSEILGAIKMKCYLSGMPELRLGLNDKVMFETTGRATRGKAVEMEDVKFHQCVRLSRFENDRTISFIPPDGEFELMSYRLNTQVKPLIWVECLVESHSGSRIEYMLKAKAQFKRRSTANNVEILVPVPEDADSPRFRTNIGTVHYAPEKSAIIWKIKQFGGGKEFLMRAELGLPSVKGDDEHGGGMTGGFGGSMGGAGQTAKGKRPINVKFEIPYFTTSGIQVRYLKIIEPKLQYPSLPWVRYITQSGDIAVRLPDVQ; from the exons ATGGCCTCCGCGATCTTCTTCCTCGACCTAAAGGGCAAG ACCCTTCTGGCCCGCAATTACCGGGGAGATATCCCCATGTCTGCCGTTGAAAAATTCCCAGTTCTTTTAAGCgaagctgaagaagagagcTCGGCCGTTCCTCCTTGCTTTTCCTCTGAAGGAATTAAT TATCTTTATATTCGCCATAGCAATCTTTACCTTCTAGCTCTGACGAAACGGAATACTAATGCCGCCGAAatccttcttttccttcatAAAATTGTCGAGGTGTTCACTGAATACTTCAAGGAGTTGGAGGAGGAGAGTATCCGCGACAACTTCGTTATTATTTATGAATTGCTTGACGAAATGATGGATTTTGGTTACCCGCAAACGACAGAGAGCAAAATATTACAGGA GTATATCACGCAAGAATCACACAAATTGGAAATACAGGCTCGTCCTCCGATTGCCGTCACAAACGCCGTATCTTGGAGAAGCGAAGGTATTCGATACCGAAAGAACGAGGTTTTCCTGGACGTGATAGAATCACTAAACCTACTCGTTTCTGCGAATGGAAATGTTTTGCGTTCGGAGATTCTCGGAGCTATTAAGATGAAGTGTTATCTCAGTGGCATGCCGGAACTACGATTGGGCTTGAACGACAAGGTCATGTTTGAAACGACGGGGCGGGCGACGAGAGGTAAAGCTGTGGAGATGGAAGACGTTAAATTCCACCAGTGCGTCCGATTATCGCGTTTCGAAAACGACCGAACTATCAGCTTTATTCCGCCTGATGGAGAGTTTGAGCTAATGAGCTACCGCCTGAATACCCAAGTCAAACCACTTATATGGGTAGAATGTCTTGTGGAGTCGCACTCCGGGTCCCGGATTGAGTACATGTTAAAA GCAAAAGCACAATTTAAGCGTCGCAGCACAGCAAATAATGTGGAAATTTTAGTCCCTGTGCCAGAAGATGCTGATTCACCTCGATTTAGAACAAACATTGGAACCGTTCATTATGCTCCTGAGAAATCCGCAATAATATGGAAGATTAAACAATTTGGAGGTGGGAAGGAATTCCTCATGCGCGCTGAACTAGGGCTGCCGTCCGTTAAGGGCGATGATGAGCATGGTGGTGGTATGACGGGTGGCTTTGGAGGGAGCATGGGTGGTGCTGGGCAGACAGCAAAGGGCAAGAGACCCATCAATGTCAAATTTGAGATCCCGTATTTTACAACCAGCGGCATCCAAGTCCGCTATTTGAAAATCATTGAACCAAAG CTCCAATATCCGTCTCTGCCCTGGGTCCGCTACATAACTCAGTCTGGTGACATTGCTGTCCGTTTACCCGACGTGCAATAA